GATGGGCAGCACTTTGCATGCACAGACTCTCATGGTCATCTGCTCATCTTCGGCTTTGGGTGCAGTCAGCCTTATGAaaaggtatgtgtgtgtgtctcacatGTGATATTCTGAGCCTTTTGTGCAGTTGATCGAATCAACTCTTGTTCACATTCCAATGCTTCACTCTGCTTTCAGATTCCAGACCAAATGTTCTTCCATACGGATTTTCGGCCATTGATCCGGGACTCCAATAATTTTGTTCTAGATGAGCAGACGCAGCAAGCACCCCATCTTATGCCTCCGCCTTTCCTGGTGGACGTGGATGGGAATCCCCACCCGCCTCTTTACCAGCGCCTGGTGCCAGGCAGAGAAAACTGCAAAGAGGAGCAGCTTGTGCCACAGCTCGGCTACATGGCTAATGGTAAATTTATCAGGTTTACATGGCAAATAACAAATGACACAAAGCTTCACGTCatgattaatataaattttatagcTTAAAATAGTCATATAGATTCACACAACTAATTATATCGaagttaataaataatttcttaAGAATTTCGAAAACATCCTGCTTTGTTCCATGTTCAATCTGTAGCTACAATGATTGTCATGGTAACAGAATTTAATTTGCCTATACCAATGAAATGTCATGATTCTTGATACCAGTGCCAATGCTACAGCAAAAAtacattcttattttattttttaaataaaaatgatggcATGTACTAAAAACTCAAATCTAGGCCCTGGCCCGAGACGTTCAGGCCCTAGCCCGGCCTTTGTCCGACAGGTTATCGGAATTcggaattttttttgttttgttttttttattttttatcttccCCATTACATCCTTCCATCCTCAAAATGTTACCATTTTAGTACTGTTGCAGACATTAAAATAgttccattttgtttttaatggcaAAGTAGttacatttctttttgtttctttattaagttaatttagaaaaatgtttGGAGCAGATTTGTTTGCtaaattaaagttgttttttttaaagtgacgATCAAGTGGCCAGCGGCCGACAGTGAGTTAACCAcatgtttgatcaatttagCCTCTCAAATCAACACATGCCTACAATACAATTTATCGATATAAAACAGTTCAAGCATATTACAATGttggtttaaatgtttatcaCCACCACCACAGTAAAAAGGCATTTTTGACAAGCTGAGGGAGGCTGCTCGCAACTGCGCTCATAACGAAACAGGCTATAGATACAATCTTcttagaaaaggaaaaaaaaaagaaaggttgTCTTAACTTATACCTAggctatgcaaaaaaaaaaaaaaatcatggcttCACCACAGAACATAGCCTTTCTTATTTCCAAGAGTTTCCAACCGTTAGACTAATGGGAAAAAAAGTCCATTCCCAAACGAAAAACGAGACGGCCTCATAGCATGGCTATAGCCAGAAGACCAGTCTCTTACAGAGCATCGTGAGAGGTTTTAATCCATTCCTTCTTTTTTTATGGGCCTTCTTACACCTAGTCACTTCATGCATCTTCTCTGATTGGATATCTATCCGGTTgtgaaaagaccaggtgtaaatgccctccAAAATGCTTTCGAGATGGATTTAAATTCGATCACTCAAACCACATCAGGAGGTGGCCAGAATGTATTCCAGACAAAACTTgacaagtgtaaatgcatctggttgttgaaaccacatgtGTAAATTTTATTCcttccaaaatgtaaaaaaaaaaataaacgtgTGAGAGCGTTATAGGCTATATGACATGTTATAGCCAGATACGCCAGCCCTACTGCAACACGCATCGCCGCAAAtgagtatctcttcagcaagcCGACGCGCAATTTATTTCCTATTGAATGCTATAAAATTTGAATACCTCAATAGTGTTTTGTGCATATCACGTGGTTTGTGttaagcattttaaataaaaacctcCCTGTTCCTACTGTCATGTCATGTGTAGTCCTTTTTATAGGACAAGTTTGGTGTTTAGTCTAAATTAGGTTTTTTGAGagtcttttaatgtttttaggtGATGGCGAAGTGGTTGAGCAGGTGATTGGCCAGCAGACCGCAGAGGATTCTCAGGAAGAAAGCCCATTGGATGACTTGATTAGGCAGCTCCAACACCACCAAGATGAGCAACGCAACTCAGGAAATCCTGCTGGTGAGAACAACCCACGGTTAACCcatcaaaatgttttacaacaATTTCAAAGGTCTGCTGAAATTGTTTTCTTATGGTAAAATTATTACACACTGAAGGGAGAAAACTGCAGACAGTGTAATTACTATACCATATGATTTTGAGCTTtattatgttaatttattttgcattaagaCTGGCATCTGTTGGCATAAAGGTCACTTATGTGAAAGCTGTTAGTTTAGAGGTTGtgacattttaaagggttagttcacccaaaaatgaagattctgtcattaattactcaccctcgtgccgttttacacccgtaagacctttgttgatcttcggaacacaaattaagatatttttgttgaaatctgatggctccgtgaggcctacatagggagcaatgacatttcctctctcaagatccataaaggtactaaaaacatgtttaaatcagttcatgtgagtacagtggttcaatattaatattataaggcgacgagaatatttttggtgcgccaaaaaaacaaaataacgacttatttagtgatggacgatttcaaaacactgcttcagaaagtttcggagcgtaatgaatcagcgtgtcgaatcgatccggatcgcgtgtcaaaccgccagactgctgaaatcacgtgactttggcgctctgaactgcggattcgacacgctgattcattatgctccgaagcttcctgaagcagtgttttgaaatcggctgtcactaaataattcgttatttaggtttttttggcgcaccaaaaatattctcgtcgctttataatattaatattgaaccactgtactcacatgaactgatttaaatatgtttttagtacctttatggatcttgagagaggaaatgtcattgctccctatgtaggcctcacggagccatcggatttaaacaaaaatatctcaatttgcgttccaaagatgaacgaaggtcttacgggtctggagcggcatgagcgtgagtaataaatgacaaaattttcatttttgggtgaactaaccctttaaagcgtTTGATCAGCAGGTGCTGAGGTGGCAGGTGGTCCTCTGTCACCCCCTAACGTCGGACTGCGACGTAGCGGACAAGTTGAGGGTGTACGGCAGATGCACAACAATGCCCCCCGCAGTCAGATGGCCACTGAGAGAGACCTGTTGGCATGGAGCCGGCGTGTGGTGGTTAATGAAGTCCAGTCTGGCATTTTCAGGTACAAATATGACAATTGAACAGTTTGCAAATCAGAGATTTTTGATAGTGTGGTCAAACTGAATTAACAACTATTTGAGCAATATTGCTACCAAAAACCAGGATTGATTTGGGTCATAGAGCATATATTTGAGGAAATTTATTCCTAAGTGCCAAAATAGCTCATCATGGTCTAAAGCAGGGTTTCTCAACCTTCTTAACTTTtctataaatttatttattgacaCAGACAGACAATGGCAGTCCCTTTTTGCAGCCAGATATTGAACCACTTAGCTAACTGATTGGATATTATATAGCTGTTTTGTCtcttgttaaaaaatgttttaaccataaataaataaataaataaatactacacTTTAGAAAACAGTGGCCCAATAAAAGCTGTTGTAATGTACATGGTGCTGAGCTGTTACACAGAGgtgaaacataataaaaatgcacttttaaaattcccttttttgttaacattactcAAATATCTTTCTTCAATAAAATGGTTCTTGTTGGCTTTTCAAATTGTTCTACTGTAATAATTCCCTAGTATTACCCTTTTAAATATCCCTTGTCTGCTTTAACTACACTAAACTGTCTATGTTGGTTTCTTGTAAACAGCTTTGAGAACTGAGTTTTAACATTCAAACACCGCCTTTCCACTGATGTGGTgtgattgtgtttgtttgtttagagtTATGGAGGAAAGTAGGCTTGCTAAAGGAGAGGTGGAACGGTTTTTTTACAACACTGAGAAGAAGAGAAAATCTACACCCACAACAGGAGTGAGTTTAATACATagatgcacaaaaaacaaagatgtcagttgttgttgttcattACTACTGTATGTTACtgttgtttctttaaaaatacattgttcTTGCCATGAAAATAGCCATAGATGTTGGTATGgcagtaaaaacaaacaaacaaacaaagataaAGTCACTTTTTACTGTGTCCGACCAAAGTAAAAACCTCACTTTCTCCCATTGTAGAGTGAGCCGGTGGGTAACAGCGTTCGCATGTTACGAAGGCCTCAGCGCAGGCCTCAGCAGAGGAGACACACGTATCAGACCCGCTCGACTCGAGATAGGAGACGGAGCACAAGCGTGCTTTCGTACACCCGAAATGAGGAAAGTGCAAGAGAGTCCGACAGTGAAGCAGAGGTAAGACAGCAGTTTGTGTTCGGCCTCAAACTCTGCTCATCTTCTGTAGGCCATCTGAATATACATTTAGTTAGTTTTTTCAGCACTAGTTTTGAAATGCTTAATTAAATATGCAACATTTTTGTATGTGTCCACCTAGCAGGAAGAGGACCAGAATGAGAACAGTGACGGGTCCTCTGATGAAGCTCAGTGGGAGAATGACAGTAGCTCCAGGTTCAGTCTCTAATTAATCACATATATTCCACAACATAAACCAATATCAGTAATGCAAATGAAGCCTTGTGAATTTGGTCTAGAACTGGCTTAGGTTTAAATTAAGCTTTTAGTTTTTAACTGCATGTGGAATTAGACAATAAAGTCTAACAACATGAATTTTATTTAGGGATTCACAATATATTGGCAGATATTAGAGATTTAATTTATTGGTATTATGCTTGCTCATTTTCTTTAACTTAAAagttatttcttaaaaaatgcaaaatgtaataacaCTGAATATAATTTTTAGCAACTCTCAAATTGAACATTTAgacaatttttgttttgctctttcctgtttaaacatgttttacaGTGACTCTTCCAGTGAGTATTCAGATTGGACGGCAGATGCGGGAATCAACCTTCAGCCCCCCAAGCGAACAACCAGAAGGCCAGCCCCTGTCGTCGGGAGCAGTAGCTCTGAGGAAGATGAAGGGACAGGGCAGGGAGAAGGGGAGGCTGAGAGGAGGAGTAAACGgactgaaaagaaaaagaaaccgAAACAGACTAAACAGCGGGTGAGcattcattcatcattcatTCTTCCATTCATTCAGATTTTTTCtattatagtaatgtgtttgtgtgtttagcCTGTGCCTGCTGGAGAATTAGATGAATGGTTGCCCCCCTCTTGGATCATGGAAACAATTCCAAGACGATCACCTTTCGTACCTCAAATGGGAGATGAAGTGAGTTCCTTCATTAAATATAGACACATGCACTAAATGACCAAAAGTTAGTTCAAGGATTTGCATTATGCATCCATCTTTCTGCAGtcattctctctctgtgtccCTCTTGTAGTTGATATATTTCCGTCAGGGTCATCAAGCATATGTCCGAGCCGTGTGTCGTGCCAAAGCCTACAGCATCAACCCTCAGAAACAGCCCTGGAACCGCTTTGATCTCAGGGTAAGACACTCAGTTTCATCACCATTCCCGTTATTAGCATAATCTGGTCTGTATCACTCATGGTTGACCCATTCTGCAGGCAGAATAACAGGAAcatatttgttgtttgtgtgttctCTTAGGATCAGGAGTCTGTAAAGGTAGTGGGTATTAAATATGAAGTCGGGCCACCCACTCTGTGCTGCCTCAAACTGGCCTTCCTGGACCCCACCTCAGGGAAAATGACTAACGAGTCCTTCAGCTTGAAGTATTCATGCTTCTGTTTGCAAAAACACACACCAGCACCTTTTGTTAGatttttaggtaacactttacaataaggttcattagttaactgcattagttaacatgaactaataatgaactgcatttctacagcatttattaatctttgttaatgttaatttcaacatttactaatatattattaaaatcaagagttttatttgttagcattagttaatgcactgtgaactaacatgaacaatgaactacagtatttttattaactaacgttaacaaatacagtaacaaatgtattgctcatggttagttcatgttagttaatacattaactaatgttaacaaatgaaccttattgtaaagtgttacagatttttatttcttaattatttttGACAATACACTTGCCTGTTTGCTAGGATTGTAACATTAAGCTATTCCAATACCAATAATAAGTAGTCATAAGTAATAAATACtgattaataaatttaatttgaatgttgGGATAATTCTTCATGAATATGAGATTGTTAATGATAGctgtctctatctctctctctttaggtATCATGATATGCCTGATGTCATTGACTTTCTGGTGCTACAGCAGATTTATAATGAGGCCAAAGCACGAAACTGGCAGCCTGGTGTGTTGGTGTTTTAAATTGTGATGCATGCAAGAATCGCTGAAGCTAGTGCTCAAGCTTAGGGTTTGGATTTTAACAAACCTCTACCCAAAGTATTAAACTTCAGTTTGTTTGCGCTAAGGCTATAAATGATGCGTCAAATCATGTGGTTTGTTGAAGAGAGGTGTGCCATTTCTTTTCGTGATTGAGCTTACAAtttgcactttatttccacacacacaacacTTCAGATCTTCAGTGACCGACTTCTGTGTgctgttattattaaataattataagtCATTTCCTTATCCCACTTcctagaggtcgaccgatagtGGATTTTACctattactttaaataaataaataaataaataaataaaaaaaaattatatcttgaTCATTTGTTAGttcatagtgcattaactaatgtttagagaaacaacttaaaaatgtaaaaatgtattagtaaatgttgaaattaacaatgaacaatacttttttttttaaaccttaatgttacaaatggacacttattgtaaagtgttaccatttcataCAAATCCAAACAGTCATGCTTAAGATGGCCATCTTTTAAATATCTACACAAAGACCATAGCATTGAAATTAgacacatacagtatgtatattgtattttttactcTAATGCTTTATTTGCTTCTGTTTTAGAACACTTGATGATTATctaatcaaaataacaaaatatgtatTACAGTGGCGACAAAGAAGAACTAAAATCGGATGCATttctgatttgtttgtttttctgtcagtTGCACGACGAAACAGTTTGCTTTCTCACATTGCTAGCTTTAAATATGCAGCTTCGCTGCTTAACAAATGCATAAAAGCAACCAGCtatatataaactaatgcaaatagATGGTAGCAATAGTGACATTAAATGTTTGGGTTGgacttgtgtgtttttgtcacatgGTTTTAACCCTTTGAGGTACTACTAATGTTAGTGTCCTCTCAGCCTCGGCACCAAACAAACTGCTGTGCAGCATCTAGTCAACAAATTTATTACTTTATAatgatatgaaaacatgtactgtagtatactgtatacataGTTTCATTGTCTGTTTTAAATCTGCATCTGAAGTGTCCCGCTCTGTGCAGTGCACAATCTCACGTCAAAACAAACACTACAAAGCATCAGTGATAGTACGAGAGTGACCTCTAGAGGCGAAATAAGAACTGTAATGACAGCATACCCTTCTGTGCCACTTTAGCAATGGACGCAACCCGGAAAAACTATCGGTATGGATTTTTGCCGATAACTGACTGTACAAGCATTCAGTTATCGGTGCCGATTAATCGGCCAAACTGATCAATTGGTCGACCTTTAAAGCACATTAGTATCCCCCCACCCCCGCATCTGCACTCAGTAATTCAAAACTCTTCCAATGCCACACACTGCTGTGTCGGGTCCCGTGGGATTGCAGACCTTTAACCTGAGccataaaaaaatatcataGAGACATGTGACTGGGTTCTTTTGATTTGAGCCAGTAAACAACCAGCCAGAACACgctattaattacattttaacatgctataaaacaCGCAGAATGCCTTAGTGACTGCATAGCATAGGTTTTTAATCTATTAATGCTGTTGTGGTAAAGTCAAATGTGTGTAGGTTTATTATATGTAATGTTTTGATGATCATAAATTAGCATGTAAGTTGCGAATAACAGCCGTGTATATGTATTTGCAGGTCAGCGTTTCAGGAGCATCATTGATGATGCCTGGTGGTTTGGTTCGGTGGAGTGTCAAGAGCCGTTTCAGTCTGAATATCCAGACAGCCTGTTTCAGTGCTACATTGTCAGGTACATGGGTTTGATCACTGCTTTACCAGAGTATGGAGTTTGTTGAATATTGTTGTAAATATCAATAattgttgtatgtttttttttgcaggtgggataatggagagagagaaaagatgaGTCCGTGGGATATAGAGCCCATACCTGAAGAAGGTACTGACATGCTTTACTCCACCCATGAGCTCTGACAGTAAATCAGCATCACATTCTGGCATGTCTAATGGTGTGATCGACTATCCACAGCTCCAGTCCCAGAGGAGGTTGGGGACAGTGTTCCGGTCACAGAGGACGAGCTTCAGTCCCTACTGTACAGCCCACAGGAGGGAGAGTGGGGGCTGCACACACAAGATGAAGAGTGCGAGAGAGTCATCACGGCCATAGATCAGCTGCTTACGCTCGGTATCACAAGTGCACACAAACAGTTCAATACagtaaacattaatattgtgaaatattgtgaaaatttaaaataatcgtTTTCAAAATATAGCATGTTCTTTGCTCGTTTATACTCTTGTGTGTTTTATAGATGTGGCAAAGCCATTCTCCTGCCCCGTAGATTTGAGGGAATATCCGTTGTACTGCACTGTTGTGGCCTATCTCACTGACCTCAGCACCATCAGAACAAGATTAGTGCACCGTTTCTACAGGTATACTCAGTCCTTTAGCTCACTGACCACAGCATCATCGGACCCGTTCTCCCAGGTACACACAGACAACTGCTGGAGTTCTCACGTCTCTGTTTGTATGTTTAGGCGAATCTCAGCGCTTATGTGGGAGGTGCGTTACATCGAACACAATGCTCGAACATTTAATGAACCACAGAGCCCCATCGTCACAGCAGCAAAAACGGTCACGGACGTCCTGCTGCGTTTCATCAGGTCAGAGAAAACACGCTCACTTACACATTTTTATCACTATCCCTCTGGTTCACCTGCTGGGCTCAGTGTCCATGCTGagcaatttcatttttaatgtatgtgTGTCTGTAGGGATCAAAGCTGTACAGATATTTTGGATCTGTACAATAAGATGAAGACCGAATTTAGCAGCGCAGGAGAGGAAGAGGTGAGACTGGGAGActtatgtgtgtgtacagagCTTAACAATAAGTATGGGCCACTGACCCAGGACCAGTGTGCCTAAACTTTGGGAAAGCTGTGGCGTGGTGTATATATTTTGGTATGAAGAAGATTAACTCTTCAGCGTCTGTTTGTTCTGCAGGAGACTGTGGATGTGGACTCAGACACTCCTGGCACCTCCACTGGTCAGAGGGTGAGACAATTCAAGCACATGCATGTTCAGTTAAGCTTAGGAATCTACTTATTATGAAAAGAGTTATAGTACCAGGTGTGTTTACTTAAACCCCTCTCACCATTTTCAGAGGTCGAGTAATGTGCCTCAGAAGCGTGGCGTGGTCCTAGATATAAACGCATGGCACAAACAATGCAAAGAGCTTCTGAGGAGAATGATGGCAAGCCCAGATTCAGAGCCATTCCGCCAGCCTGTTGACCTCTTCACCTATCCGGTAGCTCATTCGGTCACTCGTTCTATTATTCTATCCTTCCTGTACATTTGTTCTCTCCCTTTAACATGATGTCTGTCACTTCTTGTTTTCCATGTTCTCCAtgcatctctctttctctctctgtatcAGGATTATCGTGATATTATAGACACTCCTATGGATTTGGGCACGGTCTCTGAGACCCTCATGGGTGGGAACTATGAGAATCCCATAGAGTTTGCCAAAGATGTGCGGCTTATCTTCAGTAATTCAAAGGCCTACACGCCCAACAAGAAGTCTCGAGTAAGACCAGCACCCtttttctatctctctctgtcACACTCATCACTTttataataaagcaataagccctgtgAAGCCATGGATTACAGTGAATTTAGATGTACATGTagtaagaaaataaatacaccTCATTAATGAATCTTTCAAACGTTTGGTCAGagcatattatttaaaattattattattattattattattattattatttcaaataaatgctggtcttttgaactttttattaatcaaagaatcctgaaaaaatgtttcaaagtttccacaaaaatattaagcagtactgTTTTTGACATTGATAAGAAAaggaaatgttacttgagcaccaaatcaacatatcaaaatgttttctgaagaatcatgtgacactgaagactggagaaatgatgctgaaaatttagctaaattacattttaaaatatagttaaacAATTACGAAaacaattacttttaaattttaataatatttcacattataactgtttcatttgatcaaatatatggattcttggtgagcataagtcaAAAACTACTGCTATACTATTAATGACCCTTAACTTTGAAGAGTAGTGTATATGGTtcatagacttttttttttttactaatattgTTGTGCTGTTAACAATACCTTTTATACAGTAACTACAACAGTATATTGATGTCCTTTTAATATGGATTTTCAGTCTTCATTAAGCTGCCATTATTGACTAAATGAACACAACTGCAGTTGATCCACAGTGTGACCCTGATATTGTTTGTTTAGATCTACAGTATGACTCTGAGTCTGTCGGCGTTCTTTGAGAATCAGATCATTCCCATCATTTCAGACTACAAATCTGCTGTTCAGAATCAGCGTAGGAGTCAACAGAGACTCAAGAGATTACAGAGTTCTCTTCCCAACAGGTAAAACATGTACACCGTGTCAAATCATGGTACAGAGTATACACAgacttttttaatttcttttgtaCCGGTTTCAAACTTGTGTGTTTCGGCAGCCCCAAAGGAAAACAGAAATCGGGAAAGAAAACCTCCCAGACTTCTGCAAAGTCCCGCTCAAGGAAATCCTCTCAAGGTGTGTAAGAGAGTTAGAGATGTTGTAATTACCAGTGGGAACTTGGATTTTCTTTGAACCCTGACTTTCCAAATTGGGGTTGTCTCAAATCAACAATATTGGTAGGATAGAATGGTAATGTTCATTATAATACTGTTGACGAAGAACAGGGATAAAgcttaattaaattatatttttttaccagTTTATGAGGTGACGGGTTTGGGTTAGCAACACCACATTTTCCATCATTCTCTGCGGGTGTCTGTAGACTTGACACCCCTTATCAAAACTGTGTTGGCTGTTGTAGTCAGCTAGTGAGATGCCACCATAAGTCACAGctggtttttttgtttgttttttttcatgggAGAGTTGAAGTGTTTGCTTCTTTCACCAGATTTAAGTGTTGCACAAGCTGATGAAGACAGTCAGCCTTCCTCTTCGtcttcatcctcttcctcctcatctTCCACGTCTTTTTCATCAGAGCATGCAGGAGCCAACAGAGTTACACGCAGCCGAGTTACACCAAGCAAATCCTCaggtacaaaaaaacaaacatgctccactgttcaaaagtttggggtcaataagatttctttttttttttttttttttattaaagaaattaattattttattcagcaaaaatacttttgtgtgcaaaaacaaaacgaaaataacgactttattaaacaaattcatCTCTTCCCTGTCtatctcctatgctgtttacgttgATAGACAGCACAGCGTTTATGTTTTGTACAGAAAAAATGTctcgatttccacaaaaatattaaacagatcagctgtttttaacattgataataaaaaatgtttcttgagcaccaaattggcatattagaatgatttctgaaggatcatgtgacactgaagactggagtaatgatgctgaaaattcagctttgcataatgaataaattacattttaaaacataatagattagaaaagttatttcaaattgtaattatatttaacaatattattgtttttaccgcatttgatcaaataaatgtagccttggtgagcataagagtgTATAATGTATATTGCAGAGAATTTTTTACCTCCAAGTTGACTCTGATATTGTGTCCTCTGTGCATCTACAGGTGGCAATGACTGCCTGTCAAATGGAGGTCGGAGTTCACGTAGGAGAAGAGCTGCATTAACGGAAGAGGGAGAGGTCTCTGAATGTGAGAGTACCAGCTCATCATCATCCTCAACATCCGCTTCGGCATCGTCCTCTTCCGGAACCTCGTCATCTTCGTCCGAGAGCGACGACAGCGGGACGGAGTTGGGCGGCTTTGCGGATGGCGGCGATCATGACTACAGCAAAGCCCCGCAACATAAACAGAAAGGCAAAGAGGCAGCAGTCTCTGTCGATAACGCAAAGCGAAAGCGGAAAGGAGAAGAGCAAACGACAGAACCTGAGAAACGAGCACGGCGGGAGGCCGaaagagaagaggaggaggagcctgaggaagaagaagaaccagatgaagaggaggaacctgaggaggaagaagaggagctggatgaggaagaggaggagtcTGATGAGGAAGACCTCACTTCATCATCAAAAACTGGAAGTCAGAGGTCAAATCAAAGGACTCAAAAAACAGGGCGGGTTAATACTCGTAACCAGGGACGAAGGACTGTTCTATACAACGATGACTCTGAAGAGGAGGGGCTGACGAC
This Ctenopharyngodon idella isolate HZGC_01 chromosome 5, HZGC01, whole genome shotgun sequence DNA region includes the following protein-coding sequences:
- the brwd3 gene encoding bromodomain and WD repeat-containing protein 3 isoform X1, encoding MAAEPCSQIEAELYYLIARFLQSGPCQKSAQMLLQEMHEYEIIPKRWSWDGKLFKRSFEDWVVLNQHIPSDYLLRVCEQIGPLIDKHIPPSVPGVHSLLGTGRQSLLRTAKSSSHTVWSGSAVVALHRGRPPEPPINCAKTPNIVSIMGARQKTGVARFGHAFPSCTYQHMKMHRRILGHLSSVYCVAFDRTGQRIFTGSDDCLVKIWATDDGRLLATLRGHAAEISDLTVNFENTLLASASCDKIIRVWCLRTCAPVAVLQGHTASITSIQFSSSALGSSRYLATTGADGMVCFWQWNSLSMKFVDKPVKFMERSRPGVQISCSSFSSGGMFLATGGTDHMIRVYYLGTETPVKFSDLDSHTDKVVAIQFCNNTDSLRFVSGSRDGTARIWHYQQQEWKSIVLDMTTRLPGSAVISGDDKSTKLVVTMVAWDRCDRSIITAVSNCLLKVWNSANGQLLHVLSGHDDEVFVLEAHPFDSRILLSAGHDGNIYIWDLSKGQKIRNFFNMIEGQGHGAVFDCKFSVDGQHFACTDSHGHLLIFGFGCSQPYEKIPDQMFFHTDFRPLIRDSNNFVLDEQTQQAPHLMPPPFLVDVDGNPHPPLYQRLVPGRENCKEEQLVPQLGYMANGDGEVVEQVIGQQTAEDSQEESPLDDLIRQLQHHQDEQRNSGNPAAGAEVAGGPLSPPNVGLRRSGQVEGVRQMHNNAPRSQMATERDLLAWSRRVVVNEVQSGIFRVMEESRLAKGEVERFFYNTEKKRKSTPTTGSEPVGNSVRMLRRPQRRPQQRRHTYQTRSTRDRRRSTSVLSYTRNEESARESDSEAEQEEDQNENSDGSSDEAQWENDSSSSDSSSEYSDWTADAGINLQPPKRTTRRPAPVVGSSSSEEDEGTGQGEGEAERRSKRTEKKKKPKQTKQRPVPAGELDEWLPPSWIMETIPRRSPFVPQMGDELIYFRQGHQAYVRAVCRAKAYSINPQKQPWNRFDLRDQESVKVVGIKYEVGPPTLCCLKLAFLDPTSGKMTNESFSLKYHDMPDVIDFLVLQQIYNEAKARNWQPGQRFRSIIDDAWWFGSVECQEPFQSEYPDSLFQCYIVRWDNGEREKMSPWDIEPIPEEAPVPEEVGDSVPVTEDELQSLLYSPQEGEWGLHTQDEECERVITAIDQLLTLDVAKPFSCPVDLREYPLYCTVVAYLTDLSTIRTRLVHRFYRRISALMWEVRYIEHNARTFNEPQSPIVTAAKTVTDVLLRFIRDQSCTDILDLYNKMKTEFSSAGEEEETVDVDSDTPGTSTGQRRSSNVPQKRGVVLDINAWHKQCKELLRRMMASPDSEPFRQPVDLFTYPDYRDIIDTPMDLGTVSETLMGGNYENPIEFAKDVRLIFSNSKAYTPNKKSRIYSMTLSLSAFFENQIIPIISDYKSAVQNQRRSQQRLKRLQSSLPNSPKGKQKSGKKTSQTSAKSRSRKSSQDLSVAQADEDSQPSSSSSSSSSSSSTSFSSEHAGANRVTRSRVTPSKSSGGNDCLSNGGRSSRRRRAALTEEGEVSECESTSSSSSSTSASASSSSGTSSSSSESDDSGTELGGFADGGDHDYSKAPQHKQKGKEAAVSVDNAKRKRKGEEQTTEPEKRARREAEREEEEEPEEEEEPDEEEEPEEEEEELDEEEEESDEEDLTSSSKTGSQRSNQRTQKTGRVNTRNQGRRTVLYNDDSEEEGLTTDPLNLGMSRSGRVRRMTERARVSHLMGWTH